One window of the Rufibacter radiotolerans genome contains the following:
- a CDS encoding RluA family pseudouridine synthase: MLEPGHLREDEDADEISGPDSDELFEHHRIQVDKGQALLRLDKFLMDRLPNVTRNKLQGAIKAESVRVNGNVIKASYRVKPLDVITITLANPPRETDVLPENIPLDIMFEDSELLIVNKPAGMVVHPAYNNWTGTLVNALVYHLQNLPTHRNGEIRPGLVHRIDKDTSGLLVIAKTELSMAYLARQFYDHSIERTYYALVWGVPAQPKGTIVGHIGRSLKDRKVMAVYPDGEFGKPAVTHYEVLEDFSYCSLIKCNLETGRTHQIRAHMKYLGHPLFNDATYGGDKILKGQQTGSYKAFVQNTFEALPRQALHAKSLGFVHPVSHENIHFESDLPEDFKAGLERWRQYGNMLATRSN, translated from the coding sequence ATGCTGGAACCTGGGCACCTAAGAGAAGATGAGGACGCCGATGAAATATCCGGTCCTGATTCAGATGAGTTGTTTGAGCACCACCGTATTCAGGTAGACAAGGGTCAGGCCCTTCTGCGCTTGGATAAATTCCTGATGGACCGCTTACCCAACGTGACCCGCAACAAACTACAGGGCGCCATTAAAGCCGAGTCTGTGCGCGTGAACGGCAACGTGATCAAGGCCAGCTACCGGGTAAAACCCCTGGACGTGATCACCATCACGCTAGCCAACCCGCCCCGGGAAACAGATGTCTTGCCAGAGAACATTCCCCTAGACATCATGTTTGAAGACTCTGAGCTTTTGATTGTCAATAAGCCCGCGGGAATGGTGGTGCACCCCGCCTACAATAACTGGACCGGTACCCTGGTGAATGCCCTGGTGTACCACCTGCAAAATCTGCCCACCCACCGTAACGGAGAGATACGGCCCGGGTTGGTGCACCGCATAGACAAAGATACCTCTGGGCTGTTGGTGATTGCCAAGACCGAGCTGTCTATGGCTTACTTAGCCCGCCAGTTTTATGACCACTCTATTGAGCGTACCTATTACGCCCTGGTGTGGGGCGTGCCGGCGCAGCCAAAGGGTACTATTGTGGGCCACATAGGCCGCAGCCTCAAAGACCGTAAGGTTATGGCCGTGTACCCCGATGGTGAGTTTGGGAAGCCCGCAGTGACCCATTATGAGGTGCTGGAAGATTTCTCCTATTGCAGCCTGATCAAATGTAACCTGGAAACCGGGCGCACGCACCAGATACGGGCGCATATGAAGTATCTGGGGCACCCCCTGTTCAATGACGCCACCTACGGCGGAGATAAGATCTTAAAGGGGCAGCAGACGGGTTCTTACAAAGCGTTTGTGCAGAACACGTTTGAGGCGCTTCCGCGGCAAGCCCTCCACGCTAAGTCTCTGGGTTTTGTGCATCCGGTCTCGCATGAGAACATCCATTTTGAGTCTGACCTCCCGGAGGATTTCAAGGCGGGATTGGAGCGGTGGCGCCAATACGGGAACATGCTGGCCACCAGATCCAACTAA
- a CDS encoding OmpH family outer membrane protein, whose amino-acid sequence MNKLKSLLVAAFLLVSVASFAQTGNVKIGYTNANYIISQLPESRQIESDLKAHSSQLEKELQNKYKDYQTKVEAYKKGAPTMTDVVRADREKELTTLQASIEEFQRNADASLQKKEQAALEPVMSKIQKAIDEVAKENGYTHIFTAEALLYGPEDGNNFTDLVLKKMGVTPAPKGAASTSPSAVTPKPAASTATPVKKKK is encoded by the coding sequence ATGAACAAATTGAAATCTCTTTTGGTAGCCGCTTTCTTATTGGTAAGTGTGGCTTCATTTGCACAAACGGGAAATGTGAAGATTGGCTATACCAACGCCAACTACATTATCAGCCAATTACCAGAAAGCCGTCAAATTGAGTCTGATTTAAAAGCCCACAGCAGCCAGCTGGAAAAAGAACTCCAGAACAAATACAAAGACTATCAAACCAAAGTAGAAGCCTACAAAAAAGGAGCTCCTACTATGACAGACGTAGTTCGGGCAGACAGAGAGAAGGAATTGACTACGTTACAGGCCTCTATTGAAGAGTTCCAGCGTAACGCTGATGCTTCTTTACAGAAAAAAGAGCAGGCTGCCTTAGAGCCGGTAATGAGCAAAATCCAGAAGGCTATTGATGAGGTTGCCAAAGAAAACGGCTATACCCACATCTTCACCGCTGAGGCTTTGTTGTACGGACCTGAAGATGGAAACAACTTCACTGACCTGGTTTTGAAGAAAATGGGTGTGACGCCAGCTCCTAAAGGAGCGGCCTCTACTTCCCCTTCCGCTGTAACGCCAAAGCCAGCCGCTTCTACCGCTACTCCGGTTAAAAAGAAAAAATAA
- a CDS encoding OmpH family outer membrane protein has product MRKLASLLFISLFLLCGIEVNAQRFGYIDSGFILQKMPAYKNAQEEAEKLSQGWQKEIENMRAELEKLQKSYQAEEILLTPDMKVKRQEELTRKDAELREFQRKMFGFEGALFKRRQELVRPAQDQLFEAIEKVVRARGLNFMFDKSGDVVMLYTDPRHDYTEFVLEELGLASKEQNAAGPKPADALKDNPADVPPLPESAEPTVNPAKKPVPSRKATPVKKKNN; this is encoded by the coding sequence ATGAGGAAGCTAGCGTCTCTTTTGTTTATCAGCCTGTTCCTGCTATGCGGGATAGAAGTCAACGCCCAACGTTTTGGTTATATTGACTCAGGGTTTATATTGCAGAAGATGCCGGCCTACAAGAACGCCCAGGAGGAAGCTGAGAAGCTTTCACAGGGGTGGCAGAAGGAGATTGAGAACATGCGGGCGGAACTTGAGAAGCTTCAAAAGAGTTATCAGGCTGAGGAGATCCTGCTCACCCCAGACATGAAGGTGAAACGGCAGGAAGAACTCACTCGGAAAGACGCCGAGCTAAGAGAGTTCCAGCGGAAGATGTTCGGGTTTGAAGGAGCCCTTTTCAAGAGACGCCAGGAATTGGTAAGGCCAGCCCAGGACCAGCTATTTGAAGCAATAGAGAAAGTAGTAAGGGCACGTGGCCTTAACTTCATGTTTGACAAGTCTGGTGATGTGGTCATGTTGTACACAGACCCGCGTCATGATTACACTGAATTTGTACTGGAGGAGTTAGGATTGGCCTCTAAAGAGCAAAATGCGGCGGGCCCTAAGCCAGCCGATGCTCTGAAAGACAATCCGGCAGATGTTCCCCCGCTCCCAGAGAGTGCGGAACCCACTGTGAACCCAGCCAAAAAACCTGTACCTAGCCGCAAGGCTACTCCTGTTAAAAAGAAAAACAATTAA
- the bamA gene encoding outer membrane protein assembly factor BamA produces the protein MSGAAASAQIRIGLGSGNSATIDYANPRKYEIGGITVSGAKFLDPNTLISLTGLRVGDEIEVPGDAISKAIQKLWDQGILGGVDVRATKIEGDKIFLDFFLTERPRLSRFDFSGTTKSQAEDLQKKISLNKGRVVTDDLLSSTRTTVQKFFQEKGYLNTQVVIRQTPDSIIANSVALEIKVDKGEKVRIGELDIVRLRNGQVMEDEGNLFSRLWGDDEAFTEGKLKRQLKKTKEKKLYKVFTSSKFQKSEFENDKKLLIEFYNKEGYRDAAVISDSVYTISDDRIGIKLVVDEGNRYFYRSISWNGNYLYNDAVLARILGLGKGDVYNKEELDKRLNYNPSGSDITSLYMDDGYLFFQIEPVEVAVEGDSIDIEMRISEGSQAKINSVSISGNTKTSDHVILRELRTLPGQNFSRANLIRSQRELSNLGYFDPEKIGMNPVPNPENGTVDIQYSVEERPNDQITLSGGWGGGLGAVGTVGLVLNNFSMRKAKDWKEWRPVPSGDGQRLALNIQANGKRYQSYSLSFTEPWLGGRRPNSLTVSLSKSVQRFNEYDEFGQLRDANIDISGASVNLGRRLKWPDDYFTLSNSISYFRYNMSNGASIFRGYSEADKIKDANNVSFITSFARNSIDNPTYTRSGSSIGLNVTFTPPYSLFKDGSNSFQWIEFHKWMLDASWFHSLSGDGKLVLNTRAHFGYIGTYSKDGVIGPFERFKLGGSGLGGGSFIVATDYIGLRGYEDESITPNAAGGIAFNKYVAELRYPISLNPAATVFVLGFAEAGNNFGSYREYDPFKLYRSVGLGARVFMAAFGLLGFDYGWGLDTVPGRPGSNGGQFHFIIGQQIR, from the coding sequence ATGTCTGGGGCAGCAGCCTCAGCTCAAATCAGAATTGGTCTTGGTAGCGGCAACTCAGCAACAATTGATTACGCTAACCCTCGCAAATATGAGATTGGCGGTATTACCGTAAGCGGTGCTAAATTTCTGGACCCCAATACTTTGATCTCCCTGACCGGCCTACGGGTAGGTGATGAGATTGAGGTACCAGGTGATGCCATCAGCAAAGCCATCCAGAAACTCTGGGACCAGGGTATCTTGGGCGGGGTAGATGTGCGGGCCACCAAGATTGAAGGAGACAAAATCTTCCTTGATTTCTTTCTAACCGAGCGCCCGCGTTTGTCGCGGTTTGATTTCTCCGGTACCACCAAGTCACAAGCAGAAGACCTTCAGAAGAAAATTTCCCTTAATAAGGGAAGGGTAGTGACCGATGACCTTTTGAGTTCTACCCGTACCACCGTTCAAAAATTCTTCCAGGAAAAGGGTTACCTCAATACCCAGGTAGTCATTAGACAGACGCCTGACTCCATCATTGCCAACAGCGTTGCCTTAGAAATTAAAGTAGACAAAGGCGAGAAGGTGCGCATTGGTGAACTGGACATTGTAAGGCTTAGAAACGGCCAGGTAATGGAAGACGAGGGAAACCTTTTCTCCAGGCTTTGGGGCGATGATGAGGCCTTTACAGAGGGCAAGCTGAAACGTCAGTTGAAAAAGACCAAGGAGAAGAAACTCTACAAGGTGTTTACCAGCTCTAAGTTCCAGAAATCTGAGTTTGAGAATGACAAGAAGCTGCTTATTGAGTTCTATAACAAAGAAGGCTACCGTGACGCCGCCGTTATCTCAGACTCTGTCTATACCATAAGTGATGACCGGATTGGCATAAAGCTGGTGGTAGATGAGGGCAATCGTTACTTCTACCGTTCTATCTCCTGGAACGGCAATTACCTTTATAATGACGCTGTGCTGGCCAGAATTCTTGGTCTTGGCAAAGGCGATGTGTATAACAAAGAAGAGCTGGACAAGCGCCTGAACTATAACCCAAGTGGCAGTGACATTACCTCTCTGTACATGGATGACGGTTACCTGTTCTTCCAGATTGAACCGGTAGAAGTTGCCGTAGAAGGTGATTCCATTGACATTGAGATGCGCATCAGCGAAGGTTCTCAGGCTAAGATCAATTCAGTCTCCATCTCTGGCAATACCAAAACCAGTGACCACGTAATCCTCAGGGAACTACGGACGTTGCCTGGGCAGAACTTTAGCAGGGCTAATTTGATCCGTTCACAGCGTGAGCTTTCCAACCTGGGCTATTTTGACCCCGAGAAGATTGGCATGAACCCGGTGCCTAACCCTGAGAACGGAACCGTTGATATCCAGTACTCAGTAGAAGAGCGGCCAAATGACCAGATTACCCTTTCTGGTGGTTGGGGCGGTGGCCTGGGCGCGGTAGGTACCGTAGGTCTGGTGCTCAATAACTTCTCCATGAGAAAAGCCAAAGATTGGAAAGAGTGGAGACCGGTTCCTTCTGGAGACGGGCAACGTCTGGCTTTGAATATTCAGGCCAACGGCAAGCGCTACCAGTCTTATTCGCTTTCTTTCACAGAGCCTTGGTTAGGAGGGCGCAGACCAAACTCATTGACGGTTAGCTTAAGCAAATCTGTTCAGCGTTTCAATGAGTATGATGAGTTTGGCCAGTTAAGAGATGCCAATATTGATATCTCCGGGGCCAGCGTGAACCTGGGCCGTAGATTAAAGTGGCCAGATGACTATTTTACCTTGAGTAACTCTATTTCTTACTTCAGGTACAATATGAGCAACGGTGCTTCTATCTTCAGGGGCTATTCTGAGGCAGATAAAATAAAGGATGCCAACAACGTTTCCTTTATCACGTCCTTCGCCAGAAACAGTATTGACAACCCAACCTATACCCGTTCCGGTTCTTCTATTGGCTTGAACGTAACGTTTACCCCGCCTTACTCCCTGTTCAAAGATGGGTCTAACTCCTTCCAGTGGATTGAGTTCCACAAATGGATGTTGGATGCTTCCTGGTTCCACTCCCTGAGCGGCGACGGTAAGTTGGTGTTGAACACACGGGCTCACTTCGGGTACATTGGTACCTACAGCAAAGACGGGGTCATTGGTCCGTTTGAAAGATTCAAGTTGGGTGGCTCTGGTTTAGGAGGTGGTTCGTTTATTGTGGCCACAGACTATATTGGTCTGAGAGGCTATGAAGATGAAAGTATCACGCCTAATGCCGCCGGGGGTATCGCCTTTAACAAATATGTGGCGGAACTGCGCTACCCTATCTCATTGAACCCGGCCGCTACGGTGTTTGTTTTAGGGTTTGCAGAGGCCGGTAACAACTTTGGCAGCTACCGCGAATATGATCCTTTCAAATTATACCGCTCGGTAGGCCTTGGGGCCAGGGTATTTATGGCTGCCTTCGGGTTGCTAGGATTTGACTACGGTTGGGGGCTTGATACCGTTCCTGGCAGACCAGGATCTAACGGCGGTCAGTTCCACTTTATCATAGGTCAGCAGATAAGATAG
- a CDS encoding isoprenyl transferase, giving the protein MKEKIDIGNLPQHVAVIMDGNGRWAKKKGNLRIFGHQNAITAVRETVEAAAELGVNYLTLYAFSTENWSRPKFEVDALMKLLVSTIRKETETLNKNNIRLQAIGDLASLPAACRAELEEAMEITSRNTRMTLVLALSYSGRWELVQAMQKIAGLVKAGELEPSAIDENTIRQNLNTANMPDPELLIRTSGEQRISNFLLWQLAYTELYITDLLWPDFRKEHLYEAILAFQQRERRFGKTSEQLQKAQP; this is encoded by the coding sequence ATAAAGGAAAAGATAGATATAGGCAATTTGCCGCAACATGTTGCCGTTATCATGGACGGGAACGGTAGGTGGGCAAAGAAGAAGGGGAATCTCAGGATCTTTGGTCACCAGAACGCCATCACCGCCGTGCGGGAAACCGTGGAGGCGGCGGCTGAATTAGGCGTTAACTATTTAACTCTCTACGCTTTTTCTACAGAGAACTGGTCAAGGCCTAAGTTTGAGGTAGATGCCTTAATGAAGTTGCTGGTTAGCACCATCCGCAAGGAGACGGAGACGCTAAATAAGAACAACATCAGGCTACAGGCCATTGGGGACCTGGCTTCTTTGCCGGCAGCTTGCAGAGCTGAGCTGGAGGAGGCCATGGAGATTACCAGCCGAAACACCAGAATGACCCTGGTATTGGCCTTAAGTTACAGCGGGCGGTGGGAATTGGTGCAGGCTATGCAGAAAATAGCGGGCCTGGTAAAAGCCGGTGAACTGGAGCCATCTGCCATAGACGAAAACACCATCCGCCAGAACCTGAATACGGCCAATATGCCTGATCCGGAGCTTTTGATCAGAACCAGCGGCGAACAACGCATTAGTAATTTCTTGCTTTGGCAATTAGCTTACACAGAGCTATATATTACAGATCTGTTGTGGCCAGATTTTAGAAAAGAACACCTTTATGAAGCCATACTTGCTTTCCAGCAAAGGGAGCGCCGTTTTGGGAAAACAAGTGAACAATTACAAAAAGCACAACCTTAA
- the porG gene encoding type IX secretion system protein PorG: MGQPRTTSEIGVGLGGIVYKGEVAPRYRLANNRPALTVFYKKDISNAVAWRGSLLLGRIKAEDFVPEKKSSLGNDLPLANYRRATVITSLLELSGGIDYNFLDYYDFRQNVRWTPYFTVGLAGLVYNNKTTAADESIIYPAGSDKSSAYRTSYALAIPIGAGIKYALSEKWNLGLEAGVRMMLSDEFDNLTSQNQAVMNKYNNDLYFYNGISLSYTFYKINCPVSPASNTTIK; encoded by the coding sequence ATGGGCCAGCCAAGAACCACCAGTGAAATAGGCGTGGGCCTTGGCGGAATAGTTTACAAAGGAGAAGTGGCCCCGCGATACAGACTGGCCAACAACCGGCCGGCCCTTACGGTTTTCTACAAAAAGGATATCTCCAATGCGGTTGCCTGGCGGGGAAGCCTTTTGTTGGGAAGAATTAAGGCTGAAGACTTTGTGCCTGAGAAAAAATCCTCCTTGGGCAATGACTTGCCACTGGCTAACTACAGAAGAGCTACCGTCATCACCAGCCTGCTGGAGTTGAGCGGAGGCATAGACTATAACTTCCTGGACTATTATGACTTCCGGCAGAACGTAAGGTGGACTCCTTACTTTACGGTGGGTTTGGCGGGCTTGGTTTATAATAACAAAACCACTGCGGCAGACGAGTCCATCATCTACCCGGCCGGGAGCGATAAGTCATCTGCCTACAGAACTTCCTATGCCCTGGCCATTCCCATTGGCGCGGGTATTAAGTACGCCCTTTCTGAAAAGTGGAACCTGGGCCTTGAGGCTGGCGTGCGGATGATGCTTTCTGACGAGTTTGACAACCTTACCTCTCAGAACCAGGCCGTGATGAATAAGTATAACAATGATCTCTATTTCTACAACGGGATCAGCCTTTCCTATACCTTCTATAAGATTAATTGCCCTGTCTCGCCGGCTAGTAACACAACTATCAAATAA
- a CDS encoding DUF6089 family protein, with amino-acid sequence MKKLFSTLFILFVLLTTVLSEAEAQRFNRRNLYNSVGISLNAMNYFGDITPESDFTSLRLNSTRPSVAVNFTHKFTPRIYGRAALSWGRITGDDSKSASPTESENEPRYKRNLSFRNDIKELNLVGIIDLFENRRSYLRRPDFTPYAFAGVAVFHHNPKAYYDGGAAGVPTGWYELQPLGTEGQYASGAGYPEPYKKVQFAIPFGLGVKYKLARSWDVAFEVTWRKTFTDYLDDVSTTYADKNDLLAMGGDNGRRAAVLSDRSAETGRYSTVTDANGLSRVEGYGRKGDQRGDASDDDWYITTGFTLNYILSPIGRGPKFR; translated from the coding sequence ATGAAAAAATTATTCTCTACCTTATTTATCTTATTTGTTCTCTTAACCACTGTTCTCTCAGAGGCTGAGGCACAGCGTTTTAACAGAAGAAATCTTTACAACAGCGTAGGGATCAGCCTGAACGCCATGAACTATTTCGGCGATATTACCCCTGAGTCTGACTTTACCAGCTTGCGCCTGAACTCTACCCGGCCAAGCGTTGCGGTGAACTTCACCCACAAGTTTACGCCACGTATTTACGGACGTGCCGCTCTTTCCTGGGGTCGTATCACGGGTGATGACAGCAAAAGTGCATCTCCTACTGAAAGCGAAAACGAGCCTCGTTACAAGCGTAACCTTAGCTTCCGTAATGACATTAAGGAGTTGAACCTGGTGGGTATTATAGACCTGTTTGAAAACAGAAGATCTTACCTGCGTCGTCCTGACTTCACACCTTATGCCTTTGCAGGGGTAGCTGTTTTCCACCACAACCCTAAAGCCTACTATGATGGTGGCGCTGCAGGTGTTCCAACCGGATGGTATGAGCTTCAGCCTTTGGGTACCGAAGGTCAATACGCAAGTGGTGCAGGATATCCAGAGCCGTACAAAAAAGTACAGTTTGCTATTCCTTTCGGTTTAGGCGTAAAATACAAACTGGCTCGTAGCTGGGATGTAGCCTTTGAAGTTACCTGGAGAAAAACCTTCACTGACTACCTGGATGATGTGAGCACTACCTATGCCGACAAAAATGATTTGTTAGCCATGGGTGGCGATAACGGAAGAAGAGCAGCCGTTCTTTCAGACAGAAGCGCTGAAACCGGAAGATATTCAACTGTGACAGATGCCAACGGCTTAAGCCGCGTGGAAGGTTACGGCAGAAAAGGTGACCAAAGAGGTGACGCTTCTGATGATGACTGGTATATCACCACTGGCTTTACGCTTAACTACATCCTGAGCCCAATTGGCCGCGGACCTAAATTCCGTTAA
- a CDS encoding NAD kinase — MKIAIVGKPVKEEVIPFVHQLFEILLRQGIKVTVSEQFAECLDPFLPIPAEVDYFNRETSLHDVSYMLCLGGDGTLLDAVTYVGPLQIPIMGINMGRLGFLASVPYAQLEVAIDSLLKGHFTLDERSLIHLDSDQEVFDGKNFGLNEFSILKRDTSSMIAVHTYIDGEYLNSYWADGLIVATPTGSTGYSLSCGGPVMMPQTNNFVISPVCPHNLNVRPLVVSDRSVISFEIEGRSTKYLVSLDSRSKPVDATIQLAVRREEFNARLIRLNQINFLTTLRTKMHWGLDHRNG; from the coding sequence ATGAAAATAGCAATAGTTGGCAAGCCTGTGAAAGAGGAAGTGATTCCCTTTGTGCACCAGCTGTTTGAAATTCTGCTGCGGCAGGGAATTAAGGTGACGGTGTCTGAGCAGTTTGCTGAATGTCTTGATCCTTTTCTGCCTATCCCGGCAGAGGTAGATTATTTTAACAGGGAGACCAGTCTCCATGACGTTTCCTATATGCTTTGCCTCGGCGGCGATGGTACCCTGCTGGATGCCGTTACCTACGTAGGGCCCTTGCAGATTCCTATCATGGGGATTAACATGGGGCGGTTGGGCTTTCTGGCCTCCGTGCCGTATGCGCAACTGGAGGTAGCAATTGATTCTTTGCTGAAAGGCCACTTTACCTTAGATGAACGGTCTCTGATACACCTGGACAGTGACCAGGAGGTGTTTGACGGCAAGAACTTTGGGTTGAATGAATTCTCCATCCTGAAGCGGGATACCTCTTCCATGATTGCGGTGCACACCTATATAGACGGTGAGTACCTGAATTCCTATTGGGCAGACGGCTTAATAGTGGCCACCCCCACGGGATCTACCGGATATTCCCTATCTTGCGGCGGGCCGGTAATGATGCCGCAGACGAACAATTTCGTGATCTCTCCCGTATGCCCTCATAACTTAAACGTACGGCCCCTCGTAGTGTCTGACAGAAGTGTGATCTCCTTTGAGATTGAAGGCCGCAGTACCAAGTATCTGGTATCCCTTGATTCCAGATCAAAACCGGTAGATGCTACCATTCAGTTGGCGGTACGGCGGGAAGAGTTTAATGCAAGGCTTATCAGGCTTAACCAGATAAACTTTTTAACAACTCTGCGTACCAAGATGCACTGGGGACTGGACCACAGGAACGGATAA
- a CDS encoding CBS domain-containing protein, with protein MIAEELINQKVPPLKLSDSGKKAVQWMDEFRLNQLPVVKNRKYLGLVTEENVLDAKNPELILENIPFDFEHVHVQQNQHFYNVMELAIKNKVQVVPVLDELQEYLGVITVNDTIAAFGQMSALQGQGGILVLCMNERDYSLSEISRLVESNNAKILSAYVSPDELDIFKIKLTLKINTTDLGRIVATLERFNYKITAQFHDTPNVQDDQDRLDQLLRYINI; from the coding sequence ATGATTGCTGAAGAACTGATTAACCAGAAGGTGCCGCCGCTCAAACTCTCTGACTCTGGCAAGAAAGCCGTGCAGTGGATGGATGAGTTTCGGCTAAACCAACTGCCTGTGGTAAAAAACCGGAAATACCTGGGTCTGGTCACGGAGGAGAACGTGCTGGACGCCAAGAACCCTGAGCTTATCCTGGAAAACATTCCCTTTGATTTTGAGCACGTGCATGTGCAGCAGAACCAGCACTTTTACAACGTGATGGAGCTGGCCATCAAAAACAAAGTGCAGGTGGTGCCGGTTCTGGACGAACTGCAGGAGTACCTGGGCGTGATCACGGTAAACGATACCATTGCCGCTTTTGGCCAGATGTCTGCCTTACAGGGGCAGGGGGGGATTCTGGTGCTCTGCATGAACGAGCGTGATTATTCCCTGAGTGAGATCAGCCGCCTGGTGGAATCTAACAACGCCAAGATTTTGAGCGCCTATGTTTCACCAGATGAGCTGGATATCTTTAAGATTAAGCTAACTTTAAAGATCAATACCACAGACCTGGGCCGCATAGTGGCAACCCTGGAGCGGTTTAATTACAAGATCACGGCCCAGTTCCATGACACCCCTAACGTGCAGGATGACCAGGACCGGTTAGACCAGTTGTTGCGGTATATCAATATTTGA
- a CDS encoding alpha/beta fold hydrolase encodes MNLEIKKEGGFEYIDEGQGEVLLLLHGLFGALSNWQGVVSYFQKNYRVVIPLMPLYEMPLPQASVPGLVEFVEDFVGFKKLSNLTLLGNSLGGHVALEYTLKNPEHVSRLVLTGSSGLFEDSMGGSFPKRGNYGFVKERVEYTFYDPATATKDLVDEVFDITNSNTKVLRIISIAKSAQRNNLGKDLGKIHAPTLLIWGLNDTITPPIVAHEFNRLIHNSELHFIDHCCHAPMMEHPETFNSILERFLLKTAAV; translated from the coding sequence ATGAACTTGGAAATCAAGAAGGAAGGCGGGTTTGAGTACATTGATGAAGGCCAGGGCGAAGTGCTCTTGCTTTTGCATGGTCTGTTTGGGGCGCTGAGTAACTGGCAGGGAGTAGTCTCTTATTTCCAGAAAAACTACCGGGTGGTCATTCCGCTGATGCCGCTCTATGAAATGCCCTTGCCGCAGGCCAGCGTGCCGGGACTGGTGGAGTTTGTGGAGGACTTTGTTGGCTTCAAGAAACTTTCCAACCTTACCTTGCTGGGGAACTCGCTGGGCGGCCACGTGGCGCTGGAGTATACCTTAAAGAACCCAGAACACGTGAGCCGGTTGGTGCTGACGGGTTCCTCGGGGCTGTTTGAAGACTCCATGGGCGGCTCGTTCCCTAAGCGCGGCAACTACGGCTTTGTGAAAGAGCGCGTGGAGTACACGTTCTATGACCCGGCCACGGCCACCAAAGACCTGGTAGACGAGGTGTTTGACATCACCAACAGCAACACCAAGGTGCTGCGCATCATCTCCATTGCCAAAAGTGCGCAGCGTAATAACCTTGGCAAAGACCTGGGTAAGATCCATGCGCCCACCTTGCTCATCTGGGGCCTCAATGACACCATTACCCCGCCTATTGTGGCCCATGAGTTCAATAGATTGATCCATAATTCAGAACTTCATTTCATTGATCACTGCTGTCATGCGCCTATGATGGAACATCCTGAGACCTTTAACAGTATCTTAGAGAGATTCCTGCTAAAGACCGCTGCCGTATGA
- a CDS encoding anthranilate synthase component II, which produces MLLLLDNFDSFTYNLFDYFRQLGVEVEVRRNDVSLQELQTLPLEGIVLSPGPGTPERAGVMPEVISYYHDRLPMLGICLGHQALGQFFGARVVKGLLPMHGKVSKIHCVPDPIFKDVPAVTEVVRYHSLVVQESPADLLPLAQTAQGELMAFKHAHLPLYALQFHPEAALTPYGLQMLRNWVNIANITSL; this is translated from the coding sequence GTGCTGCTGCTTTTAGACAATTTTGATTCCTTCACCTATAACCTGTTTGACTATTTCAGGCAACTGGGGGTGGAGGTAGAGGTGCGGCGCAATGATGTGTCCTTACAAGAGCTGCAGACGCTGCCTCTGGAAGGCATTGTGCTCTCGCCGGGGCCAGGTACGCCCGAGCGGGCTGGCGTGATGCCAGAGGTGATCTCCTACTACCATGACCGGCTGCCCATGCTGGGTATCTGCCTGGGGCACCAGGCGCTGGGGCAGTTCTTCGGGGCCAGGGTGGTGAAAGGGCTGCTGCCCATGCACGGGAAGGTCTCCAAGATACACTGCGTGCCAGACCCTATTTTCAAGGACGTGCCGGCCGTAACCGAGGTGGTGCGCTACCATTCGCTGGTAGTGCAGGAGTCACCGGCAGATTTGCTGCCGCTTGCGCAGACAGCCCAAGGGGAATTGATGGCTTTTAAGCATGCGCACTTGCCGTTGTATGCGTTGCAGTTCCATCCAGAGGCGGCACTTACCCCTTATGGGCTGCAAATGCTCAGAAATTGGGTGAATATTGCTAATATTACATCCCTATAA